The following coding sequences are from one Sander lucioperca isolate FBNREF2018 chromosome 2, SLUC_FBN_1.2, whole genome shotgun sequence window:
- the lifra gene encoding LIF receptor subunit alpha a, giving the protein MPRLSVSPSSKPNCSPVWLISVLLGLLAIHTNAKDVLTVPQQVSLSANMYTQHLTISWLGGAATTFDLMILRTELNETVFYETVSVTMNQVSGRHQWNWTSVEPLQCTSLSIKIRSRDGQTTSEWSNTQILQGSDLPSNEELQMYPQDRIVPVGANTTFCCIVEEGKLFGTIRYGNTVMNTTRLSRRSFAATVVNQELSGKTGTNVVCFDNPKTKLTGAVVFVGYPPLPTDFVCETRDLTSAVCQWNEKRDTNLYRKRGTRYSLNKRNCTFSSPEEKQKECSVAQWEGNFTLVAVNPLGQYSLTDSAEINHRVHPVAPVNLTFVVHAWNASVLWQWEYNSYSSLALDCQVELASQGYKTKRTFSGVGLRSVVLSDLYPDEDYSVQVCCGAQQNFWKWGSWSKSFSFKTNNYVPDAPDVWMWMNKDYTGQVIWKPLTQRQSHGLITGYEVTLWSPEVNFQHTEFFSPDTYAVPVNLTQIATRSSDNKVMATVIAKNAAGVSQPASVLIPLRLTDVEPLTVSRAVYTDRGFPLFWQHNANDTCAYVVEWYEASCKWDCPVEWIKLAAGNTNVTIKSANFQPGVRYNISLYSNSSEAPELLQHWQGYMQELVPSSSVLLSTTQQDSDILLTWREIPLVNRRGFLLGYNIYISGGSQLTLLANLSDLESRSYTVKGLSQGLYNFTVKAYTSAGEDKGTTASITLEPYTDWLILEILVSLGITALLLAVVTVICYKKRKWVKKVFYPDIPEPKLSGDWSRSQGPLDVKPSPHSLVHMVQKPEWDSSKEVLVVIPEEDEDEEGLGIGDEPVDTDEPTSLRYYNQVVDERPIRPRFPDSSDSSASSLDSACTDVTYTGIQTSGSSLVFQLDPQGSSEGHQSQADLSVCGGGGGGGGGGGGYRPQMQSRAPSDDIGLASPEPFLEPQAASAGGYKPQSSWHFDSPVEAGESGRLAPSLGSPTSVASTQFLLPDEEEYAEEKRQPSSSAATWFTNLLSSTKP; this is encoded by the exons GAGACGGTGTCTGTGACGATGAATCAGGTGAGTGGTCGGCACCAGTGGAACTGGACCTCAGTTGAACCTCTTCAGTGTACCTCGCTGTCGATCAAAATCCGCTCACGAGATGGACAGACAACAAGTGAATGGAGCAACACTCAGATACTTCAAG GAAGCGATCTCCCGAGCAATGAGGAATTGCAGATGTACCCCCAGGACAGAATTGTACCTGTGGGGGCCAACACCACCTTCTGTTGCATTGTGGAAGAAGGGAAGCTATTTGGTACCATCCGCTACGGCAACACAGTCATGAACACAACACGGCTAAGTAGGCGAAGTTTTGCCGCTACAGTGGTTAATCAGGAACTGTCCGGCAAGACGGGAACCAACGTCGTCTGTTTTGACAACCCGAAGACAAAGCTGACTGGAGCAGTGGTGTTTGTTGGAT ATCCACCACTGCCCACTGATTTTGTGTGCGAGACTCGTGACTTAACCTCAGCTGTGTGCCAGTGGAACGAAAAACGAGACACAAACTTATATAGAAAACGAGGAACACGCTACTCGCTGAACAAGAG gaacTGTACCTTCAGCAGCCCAGAGGAGAAGCAGAAAGAGTGTAGCGTGGCCCAGTGGGAGGGTAACTTTACACTGGTAGCTGTAAACCCTCTCGGCCAGTACAGCCTCACTGACTCTGCTGAGATCAATCACAGAG TGCACCCAGTTGCACCAGTAAACCTAACCTTTGTTGTCCATGCCTGGAATGCCTCTGTGTTGTGGCAATGGGAGTACAACAGCTATTCCTCTCTGGCTCTTGACTGCCAGGTAGAGCTTGCCTCCCAAGGGTACAAAACAAAg CGTACCTTCTCTGGTGTGGGTCTGCGGTCGGTGGTTCTATCAGACCTGTATCCTGATGAGGATTACAGTGTTCAAGTCTGCTGCGGTGCCCAGCAGAATTTCTGGAAGTGGGGAAGCTGGAGCAAATCATTTTCCTTTAAAACCAACAATTATG TTCCAGATGCTCCTGATGTGTGGATGTGGATGAACAAAGACTACACTGGGCAGGTCATTTGGaag CCtctgacacaaagacagagcCATGGTCTGATCACAGGTTATGAAGTTACTCTCTGGAGCCCTGAAGTAAATTTCCAGCACACAGAATTTTTTTCACCGGATACTTATGCTGTACCAGTCAACCTCACACAGATCGCTACCCGCAGCAGTGACAACAAGGTCATGGCAACCGTCATTGCAAAGAATGCTGCTGGGGTGTCTCAACCTGCAAGTGTACTTATACCTTTACGTCTGACAG ATGTGGAACCCCTTACTGTGTCCAGGGCAGTTTATACCGACAGAGGTTTCCCTCTGTTCTGGCAGCACAATGCCAACGACACCTGTGCTTATGTGGTAGAATGGTATGAAGCTTCCTGCAAGTGGGACTGCCCTGTGGAGTGGATCAAGTTGGCTGCTGGAAACACTAATGTCACCATTAAGTCAG CCAACTTCCAGCCAGGTGTGAGGTACAACATTTCCCTGTACAGTAACTCCTCAGAGGCCCCAGAGCTGCTGCAGCATTGGCAGGGATACATGCAGGAGCTGG TCCCTTCCAGTTCTGTCCTCCTGTCAACCACTCAGCAGGACTCTGATATTCTCCTTACCTGGAGAGAGATCCCGCTGGTCAACAGAAGAGGCTTCCTCCTGGGCTACAACATTTACATCAGTGGTGGCTCCCAGCTCACACTTCTAG CCAATCTGTCAGATCTAGAAAGCAGGAGCTATACAGTAAAAGGTCTCTCTCAAGGCCTCTATAACTTTACTGTCAAGGCCTACACCTCAGCAGGCGAGGACAAAGGCACCACTGCCTCCATAACGCTGGAGCCATACA CGGATTGGCTGATCCTGGAAATCTTGGTTTCCCTGGGAATCACAGCCTTACTCCTGGCCGTTGTCACCGTCATTTGctacaagaaaagaaaatg GGTGAAAAAGGTGTTCTATCCAGACATACCTGAGCCCAAGCTGTCTGGTGATTGGTCCAGGTCACAG GGGCCGTTGGATGTGAAGCCATCTCCCCACAGTTTGGTCCATATGGTACAAAAGCCTGAGTGGGATTCTAGTAAAGAAGTGCTCGTCGTCATTCCTGAAGAAGACGAGGATGAAGAAGGGCTGGGGATAGGAGACGAGCCAGTTGACACAGATGAGCCAACGTCATTACGCTACTACAACCAAGTGGTAGATGAGCGGCCCATAAGACCGCGTTTCCCAGACTCCTCTGATTCGTCTGCATCTTCTTTGGATTCAGCATGCACTGATGTGACGTACACCGGGATCCAGACCTCAGGGTCTTCTTTGGTCTTCCAGCTGGATCCACAGGGCTCTTCTGAGGGCCACCAATCCCAGGctgatctgtctgtctgtggaggtggaggaggaggaggaggaggaggaggaggttacCGGCCCCAGATGCAATCTAGAGCCCCAAGTGATGACATAGGCCTAGCATCACCCGAGCCTTTCCTAGAGCCCCAGGCTGCCAGTGCTGGGGGCTACAAACCCCAGAGCTCCTGGCATTTTGACTCCCCCGTAGAGGCTGGGGAAAGTGGGCGCCTGGCACCGTCTCTTGGATCCCCCACCTCAGTTGCTTCCACTCAGTTCCTCCTCCCTGATGAAGAGGAATATGCAGAAGAGAAACGACAGCCGTCATCATCGGCAGCAACCTGGTTCACCAACCTGCTGTCATCTACAAAACCATGa